The Planctomycetota bacterium region CCCAGGATGCGCAGCAGCGCCCACGCGGGCCGCCCGCGGAAGATGCGGCGCAGGTTCAGCGACCGCCGCGCCGGGCCCCACAACGTGCGAACCACCGCGATGCGGCCGCGCAGGCGCTGGAACCCCTTGGCGGGGTTCAGCCCCGCCAGCCGCTTGTCCAGCTCGCGGCCCAGCACCACGATGTCGCCCGCCACGTCGTCCACCGGCCGCTTGAGGTAGTGGCTCAGCGGGCGGAAGCGCTCGCCATCGGAGAGCAGCATGGTCATCGACTCGCAGTTCGGGTGCGCGCCGCCGAAGGTGAGGCGCGGCGAGCCGAAGAAGGCCATGGCCGTCTTAAGGTAGCTGCCGATGCCGGCCGACATGAACTCCACCTTGGCGTCGGGGAGGGCCTCGGCGACGATCTGCTCGACGTCCTCGATGGTGGTCGTGACGTCGGTCTCGAACTCGCCCTCGCCCCAGGTTTCGGTGAGGGGGATGAGGTGCATGGCCGAGATCATCTCGCGGTTCTCGTGGCAGAAGGCGATCAGGTCGGCCAGATGCCTGTCGTTGATGTGCCGGGCGACGCAGCACATGATGATGTTCTTGCGCTGGCTGTGCTTCTTGAGGTTCTCGAGGGCCTGGAGCTTCTTCTCATAGGCCCCGTCGCTCTTGCGCAGGCGGCGGTAGATCTCGGGGTCGCGGCCGTCGAAGGCGATGAGCACCGGCACCTTGAGAGCGCAGACCTTCTTGCAGTACTCCTCGTCGGCCAGGCGCAGGCCGTTGGTGACGATGCGCACGCGCAGGCCGTGGCCGCGCAGCAGGTCTATGATCTCGAACAGGTCGTCGCGCACCGTGGGCTCGCCGCCGAAGAGCTGCACCGTGGGCTTCGGGTCCATCGCGGCCAGGCCGGCCGCCACGTGCTCGAAGTAGGCCAGCGGCGGGTGGAACTCGAAGCCCATGCCCGGGATGTTGGCGATGCAGATCGGGCAGTTCATGTTGCAGCGGTTGGTCACGTCCAGGAAGACCATCTTGGGCTTGTGCTCGCGGCGGCAGCGCTCGCAGTGCAGGTGGCAGGCGAGGGCCGCCTGGTCGTCGTAGCGCCAGACCTCGCGCTTGCGCTTCCACGTCGCCTCGTCGGAGCTGACGAGCGACTCGGTGATGCCGCACGCGGGGCAGTTCTTGGTGACGTAGACCTTGCCCTCGCGGAACGTGTGGGTGATGGGGATG contains the following coding sequences:
- a CDS encoding radical SAM protein, translating into MASANYGVCVKCSKRIPITHTFREGKVYVTKNCPACGITESLVSSDEATWKRKREVWRYDDQAALACHLHCERCRREHKPKMVFLDVTNRCNMNCPICIANIPGMGFEFHPPLAYFEHVAAGLAAMDPKPTVQLFGGEPTVRDDLFEIIDLLRGHGLRVRIVTNGLRLADEEYCKKVCALKVPVLIAFDGRDPEIYRRLRKSDGAYEKKLQALENLKKHSQRKNIIMCCVARHINDRHLADLIAFCHENREMISAMHLIPLTETWGEGEFETDVTTTIEDVEQIVAEALPDAKVEFMSAGIGSYLKTAMAFFGSPRLTFGGAHPNCESMTMLLSDGERFRPLSHYLKRPVDDVAGDIVVLGRELDKRLAGLNPAKGFQRLRGRIAVVRTLWGPARRSLNLRRIFRGRPAWALLRILGGVLLGRRLKDQLRRHTTIDAVLHMLVLPFEEYHSIEGARLENCPSGFVFEDPDTGEIKTIPVCAWSLYRTEVQRKIAAKYSPVPGPAPAPKEAAPVAR